In the genome of Chitinivorax tropicus, one region contains:
- a CDS encoding MFS transporter, translated as MAQESRKQLSVLVSSTMAFTVCFMVWMMFAIIGIPIKKQLGLNETEFGLLTATPVLTGSLVRVPLGIWTDRFGGRIVLFVLMLSTVVPIWMMQYATEYWHFLVLGLFVGLAGGSFSVGTPYVARWFPKHRQGLAMGVFGAGNSGSAVTKFLAPALIAMAGGTWMIVPQVYSVVMLVMAILFWVFSSTNPAHNVPSTVGLADQLKMLKDPRVWRYCQYYSVVFGGYVALALWMTKYYVGEYGFDMKLAALLAACFSLPGGVLRALGGWISDRYGAYKTTWWVMWVCWVAFFILSYPQTQMVITTINGPVAMHVGLNPWMFTALLFVVGIATAIGKASVFKFISDDFGNNIGAVSGIVGLAGGLGGFILPIMFGVLVDLTGVRSSCFMLLYGTVCVSLVWMHYSFKPESCATVVNQTMTGTAKA; from the coding sequence ATGGCTCAAGAGAGTCGCAAGCAGTTGTCGGTATTGGTATCGAGCACCATGGCTTTTACGGTGTGTTTCATGGTGTGGATGATGTTCGCCATCATTGGCATTCCGATCAAAAAGCAATTGGGACTGAATGAAACCGAATTTGGTTTGTTGACTGCAACGCCTGTATTGACAGGGTCTTTGGTCCGGGTACCGCTGGGGATCTGGACCGACCGGTTTGGCGGGCGGATCGTGTTGTTTGTCTTGATGCTATCCACTGTCGTGCCGATCTGGATGATGCAATATGCCACCGAATATTGGCATTTCCTGGTGCTTGGCCTGTTTGTGGGTTTGGCGGGTGGCTCATTCTCAGTGGGTACGCCATATGTTGCGCGATGGTTTCCCAAGCATCGTCAGGGTTTGGCGATGGGGGTGTTTGGTGCGGGTAACTCTGGTTCGGCTGTCACCAAATTCCTGGCGCCGGCGCTGATTGCCATGGCCGGCGGGACCTGGATGATCGTGCCGCAGGTCTATTCGGTTGTCATGTTGGTGATGGCCATTCTGTTCTGGGTGTTCTCTTCTACGAACCCTGCACACAACGTGCCTTCCACCGTGGGTTTGGCTGATCAGTTGAAAATGTTGAAAGACCCAAGGGTGTGGCGTTATTGCCAGTATTACTCCGTGGTATTTGGTGGCTATGTCGCCTTGGCCTTGTGGATGACCAAGTATTACGTCGGTGAATATGGCTTCGACATGAAATTGGCCGCGTTGTTGGCCGCCTGCTTCTCCCTGCCGGGTGGGGTGTTGCGTGCGCTGGGGGGATGGATTTCCGACCGCTATGGTGCTTACAAGACTACCTGGTGGGTGATGTGGGTGTGCTGGGTAGCCTTCTTCATCCTGAGCTATCCGCAGACACAGATGGTGATCACCACTATCAATGGCCCAGTTGCCATGCATGTGGGTCTGAATCCTTGGATGTTCACCGCCCTGTTGTTCGTGGTGGGGATTGCAACCGCGATTGGCAAGGCTTCGGTATTCAAATTCATTTCGGATGATTTTGGCAACAACATCGGTGCGGTGTCAGGCATTGTGGGTTTGGCTGGTGGGTTGGGGGGATTCATTCTGCCCATCATGTTCGGTGTGCTGGTGGACCTGACTGGTGTGCGCTCCAGCTGCTTCATGCTGTTGTACGGCACAGTGTGTGTCAGCTTGGTCTGGATGCATTACAGCTTCAAACCTGAGAGCTGTGCAACGGTGGTCAATCAGACAATGACTGGAACCGCCAAAGCTTGA
- a CDS encoding NarK family nitrate/nitrite MFS transporter, whose translation MTAHVLKRWEPEDSGFWQNQGERIANRNLWISIPALMLAFSVWMLWSVVVVNLDKAGFSFTKNQLFWLTALPALSGATLRIFYSFLVPIFGGRRWTAISTASLLIPAVGMGMALKDPTTSYPTLLILALLCGLGGGNFSSSMANISFFFPKHKKGLATGLNAGIGNLGVSLVQFLTPVVISGAVFGALSGDPATFVKDGVEKHIWLQNAGFIWVPFIVVAAVAAWFGMNDIADAKASFADQAVIFKRKHNWLMCWLYIGTFGSFIGFSAGLAMLTKSQFPDVNPTQYAFLGPLVGALVRPIGGWISDKIGGARVTFWVFVGMTVAVFGVLHFMPHAGSPGNFQGFLTMFILLFALTGIGNGSTFRMIPIIFLTERQREAQGKDEAAQRQASLDAGKESAAVLGFSGAIGAYGGFFIPKSFGTSIDLTGSVDAALYSFILFYLSCLVVTWWFYSRKGADMPC comes from the coding sequence ATGACAGCACATGTGTTGAAACGCTGGGAGCCAGAAGACAGTGGCTTTTGGCAAAACCAAGGTGAGCGTATCGCGAACCGTAATCTCTGGATCTCCATTCCGGCACTGATGTTGGCCTTCAGCGTCTGGATGCTGTGGAGTGTGGTGGTGGTGAATCTGGACAAGGCTGGGTTTTCTTTCACCAAGAACCAGCTGTTCTGGTTGACCGCTTTGCCCGCGCTATCGGGCGCGACGCTACGGATTTTCTACTCGTTTCTGGTGCCCATATTTGGTGGCCGCAGGTGGACAGCCATTTCAACCGCCAGCCTGTTGATCCCAGCCGTTGGCATGGGAATGGCGCTGAAGGACCCGACTACCTCCTACCCGACCTTATTGATATTGGCGCTGCTGTGCGGCTTGGGCGGCGGCAACTTCAGCTCATCCATGGCCAATATCAGCTTCTTCTTTCCAAAGCATAAAAAAGGACTGGCGACAGGGCTGAATGCAGGGATCGGCAACCTGGGCGTGTCCCTGGTACAGTTTTTGACCCCCGTGGTGATTTCCGGTGCGGTATTTGGTGCGTTGTCAGGCGACCCGGCCACCTTTGTCAAAGACGGTGTCGAAAAGCATATCTGGTTGCAAAACGCGGGCTTCATCTGGGTGCCATTCATTGTGGTGGCGGCTGTCGCTGCGTGGTTTGGTATGAACGACATCGCTGATGCCAAAGCCTCCTTTGCTGATCAGGCTGTGATCTTCAAGCGCAAGCACAATTGGTTGATGTGCTGGCTGTACATCGGCACCTTTGGCTCATTCATCGGGTTCTCGGCTGGCTTGGCCATGCTGACCAAATCGCAGTTCCCTGATGTAAACCCTACCCAGTACGCCTTCCTGGGGCCGTTGGTGGGGGCGTTGGTCAGACCGATCGGTGGCTGGATATCCGACAAGATCGGCGGGGCCAGGGTCACATTCTGGGTCTTTGTCGGTATGACCGTGGCGGTCTTCGGGGTGCTTCATTTCATGCCACATGCAGGTAGCCCTGGCAATTTCCAAGGATTCCTGACTATGTTCATCCTGTTGTTCGCACTGACAGGCATTGGCAATGGCTCGACATTCCGTATGATCCCGATCATCTTCCTGACCGAGCGTCAACGTGAAGCACAAGGCAAGGATGAAGCGGCACAGCGCCAAGCCAGCTTGGACGCTGGCAAGGAATCTGCAGCGGTTCTCGGGTTCTCGGGTGCCATCGGCGCATATGGTGGCTTTTTCATCCCCAAGAGCTTTGGGACATCCATTGACTTGACCGGCTCTGTCGATGCCGCCCTGTACAGCTTTATCCTGTTCTATCTGAGCTGCCTAGTGGTGACTTGGTGGTTCTACTCCCGAAAAGGGGCGGACATGCCGTGCTGA
- a CDS encoding MFS transporter — MLESIRQSLRDTGRHFALFILFDLLMLISLMAGKVGLSWWIASHGGAKDLALYGASFSIVILVLTPLLSPFADRLDKRKVLALAMLIKAMAVGMLALAALLHFYHIYLIIGIELIGAVCMALIVPASLSVVADVVPPGHLQQAFAMQKSAQAFGRTIGPALGGVSLAVAGEGAALLFALAGALIASLVVFRIPPMPRKAAGKPSLQQWWHEFKQGILVRWRIPMERYWTSLSFLYIIFFAPTTGMLVPLLVKHHGLSGGWLGVVEMGLSIGMMLGPLVVARRLNARFGRFHVNLLAIAGEAVGVILAGLLKQPILLSICFALVGISLSCFVLNGQTHRMLAVPENFRGRLMAVNLAIYESGSAIGATLAGVALLALPVDQLFVVYGTIMGVMISGYMVLPGFKHFLSLSHDEVKDYYQRTYPSAFELK, encoded by the coding sequence ATGCTTGAATCCATCCGGCAATCGTTGCGCGACACGGGCCGCCATTTTGCACTGTTCATATTGTTCGATTTGCTGATGTTGATCAGCCTGATGGCAGGCAAGGTGGGTCTGTCCTGGTGGATTGCCAGCCACGGTGGAGCAAAGGATCTGGCGCTCTATGGCGCCAGCTTCTCGATCGTCATTCTGGTATTGACGCCGCTGTTGTCGCCTTTTGCCGACAGGTTGGACAAGCGCAAAGTGCTTGCCCTTGCGATGCTGATCAAAGCCATGGCTGTGGGTATGCTGGCGCTGGCCGCTTTGCTGCATTTCTACCATATCTATCTGATCATCGGCATCGAATTGATTGGCGCTGTGTGCATGGCGCTGATTGTGCCTGCCTCGCTATCGGTGGTGGCAGATGTAGTGCCGCCAGGGCATTTGCAGCAAGCCTTCGCCATGCAGAAATCGGCGCAGGCTTTTGGCCGTACCATCGGGCCCGCACTGGGCGGTGTGTCGCTGGCGGTGGCCGGTGAAGGCGCGGCATTGTTGTTTGCGCTGGCAGGCGCTTTGATCGCTTCATTGGTGGTTTTCCGTATTCCCCCCATGCCCCGGAAAGCGGCTGGCAAACCCAGCCTGCAGCAATGGTGGCATGAATTCAAACAGGGCATTCTGGTTCGTTGGCGTATCCCGATGGAGCGGTATTGGACATCGCTCTCTTTTCTCTACATCATCTTTTTCGCCCCGACAACGGGCATGCTGGTGCCGCTGCTGGTCAAACACCATGGTTTATCGGGTGGGTGGCTGGGGGTGGTCGAAATGGGCCTGTCGATTGGTATGATGCTAGGCCCGTTGGTGGTGGCGCGGCGCTTGAATGCACGCTTTGGCCGATTCCATGTCAACCTGCTGGCGATTGCAGGCGAGGCGGTGGGGGTCATCTTGGCGGGTTTGCTGAAACAGCCGATCCTGCTATCCATCTGTTTTGCGCTGGTGGGTATTTCCTTGTCCTGTTTTGTGTTGAATGGCCAGACTCACCGTATGTTGGCTGTGCCAGAAAATTTCCGGGGACGCCTGATGGCGGTCAATTTGGCGATATATGAATCTGGCAGCGCGATTGGCGCGACATTGGCAGGGGTGGCATTGCTGGCCTTGCCGGTTGATCAGTTGTTTGTGGTGTATGGCACCATCATGGGCGTGATGATCTCAGGCTACATGGTCTTGCCGGGTTTCAAGCACTTCCTGAGCCTGTCGCATGACGAGGTGAAGGATTATTACCAGCGCACCTATCCAAGTGCGTTTGAACTTAAATAA